Proteins encoded by one window of Pseudomonas sp. PSKL.D1:
- a CDS encoding phosphoethanolamine transferase: protein MPILKNLRAEWVTLLASLYLLIGFNLFLWQHLQQIVPPGLTGLWLSLAFAVMMLFAFNLVLTLFAFRYVLKPLLIVLFMSGAGVAYFMNQYGVLIDAGMFRNMAETNVAEVRDLLSLKFAGYILLLGVLPSVLLWKAPIAYRAWHREVLGKLVVSGACVVAVGSVALVNYQGLSSLFRNHHELRLMLTPSNIVGASIGYVSERVGTAARPFQAYAEDARRDAAWQHHERKSLTVLVVGESARAENFGVLGYSRDTTPNLAKEKDLLAFSDVHSCGTETAVSVPCMFSGMPRKEYDARVAKNREGLLDILQRAGLAVQWRDNQSGCKGTCDRVQFIDVSNLKDPQLCANGECHDEILLQGLGELIDNLDKDTVLVLHQMGSHGPEYFKRYPAGNERFTPVCRSNALNQCSQQEIINGYDNTLAYTDKVLATLIDTLRSKQDKVDTAMIYLSDHGESLGEYNLYLHGTPYMMAPDQQKHVPLLVWFSDSYKADFGLDTDCLARLSDAPLSQDNLFHSMLGLLQVHTEVYQQSLDMFASCRPWLAAKR, encoded by the coding sequence ATGCCAATACTTAAGAACCTGCGGGCCGAATGGGTCACGCTGCTGGCCAGCCTTTACCTGCTGATCGGTTTCAACCTGTTTTTATGGCAGCACCTGCAGCAGATCGTTCCCCCAGGGCTTACGGGCCTTTGGCTGAGCCTGGCGTTCGCTGTGATGATGCTGTTTGCATTTAACCTGGTGTTGACGTTGTTTGCATTCCGGTATGTGCTGAAACCGCTGTTGATTGTGTTGTTCATGAGTGGCGCCGGGGTGGCTTACTTCATGAATCAGTACGGCGTGCTAATAGATGCCGGCATGTTTCGCAACATGGCAGAAACCAACGTTGCGGAAGTGCGTGACTTACTGTCTTTGAAGTTTGCCGGTTATATCCTGCTGTTGGGTGTATTGCCCTCGGTGCTGTTGTGGAAAGCGCCGATTGCCTACCGTGCCTGGCACCGTGAAGTGCTCGGCAAGCTGGTGGTCAGTGGCGCTTGCGTGGTGGCCGTGGGTTCGGTGGCGCTGGTCAATTACCAAGGGCTGTCGTCGCTGTTTCGCAACCACCACGAACTGCGCCTGATGCTTACCCCAAGCAATATCGTGGGTGCCTCCATCGGTTATGTAAGCGAACGTGTCGGCACGGCTGCCCGGCCATTTCAGGCCTATGCCGAAGATGCCCGCCGTGATGCGGCCTGGCAGCACCACGAACGCAAGTCGCTGACGGTGCTGGTGGTCGGCGAAAGTGCCCGCGCCGAGAACTTCGGTGTTCTGGGTTACAGCCGTGATACCACACCCAATCTGGCCAAGGAAAAGGACCTGCTGGCGTTTTCGGACGTGCATTCCTGCGGCACTGAAACCGCCGTGTCGGTGCCGTGCATGTTCTCGGGCATGCCACGCAAGGAATACGACGCCCGCGTGGCCAAGAACCGCGAAGGCCTGCTGGACATCCTTCAGCGCGCAGGCCTGGCCGTGCAGTGGCGCGATAATCAGTCGGGCTGCAAGGGCACTTGCGACAGGGTGCAGTTCATTGACGTCAGTAACCTCAAAGACCCGCAACTGTGCGCCAATGGCGAATGCCATGACGAAATCCTGCTGCAGGGCCTGGGCGAGCTCATCGACAACCTCGACAAGGACACCGTGCTGGTGCTGCACCAGATGGGCAGCCACGGCCCCGAATACTTCAAGCGCTACCCCGCGGGCAACGAGCGCTTCACCCCGGTGTGCCGCAGCAACGCGCTGAACCAGTGCAGCCAGCAGGAGATCATCAACGGCTATGACAACACCCTGGCCTACACCGACAAGGTTCTGGCTACACTCATCGATACCCTGCGCAGCAAGCAGGACAAGGTCGACACGGCAATGATCTACCTGTCCGACCACGGTGAGTCGTTGGGTGAGTACAACCTGTACCTGCATGGCACGCCCTACATGATGGCGCCCGACCAGCAGAAGCACGTGCCGCTGCTGGTGTGGTTCTCCGACAGCTACAAGGCGGACTTCGGCCTGGACACCGACTGCCTGGCCAGGCTCAGCGATGCGCCGCTGTCCCAGGACAACCTGTTCCACTCCATGCTCGGCCTGTTGCAAGTGCACACCGAGGTCTACCAGCAGTCGCTGGACATGTTCGCCAGTTGTCGGCCGTGGCTGGCGGCCAAACGCTGA
- a CDS encoding YdcH family protein, with translation MPVPHDLLADLHVTAEAFQALIDKDQTLHALHKEYNAKDKEVVAAEGNGTNDEAVNRLRKERLLIKDKIERIIHPPKA, from the coding sequence ATGCCAGTTCCGCATGATCTGCTCGCTGACCTGCACGTTACCGCTGAAGCATTCCAGGCACTCATAGACAAGGACCAGACGCTGCATGCGCTGCACAAGGAATACAACGCCAAGGACAAAGAGGTGGTGGCTGCCGAAGGCAATGGCACCAATGATGAGGCGGTCAACCGCCTGCGCAAGGAACGGTTGCTGATCAAGGACAAGATCGAACGGATTATTCATCCGCCGAAAGCCTGA
- a CDS encoding trans-sulfuration enzyme family protein — MGLTMSDKPRNFATRTIHAGEQFSVADNAIFPPIYTASSYIKRSLDDNPEYAYSRVGNPTRHAYESCVAALEEGVGSVACASGVNATATVLELLPKDAHVVVMNGVYGGTFRILEDYRGRTSGLTTTYVDLNDIDAVAAAIKPETQLIWIESPTNPLLHLVDIKAVCDLARARGILTCIDNTFCSPWNQRPITLGVDLVMHSASKYIGGHSDLTGGVVVAANEELHARLRKISMAVGAIQGPFDCYLALRGLKTLDVRMERQCANALQVARFLENHPQVEQVFYPGLESHPQHELCKRQMRAGGAVVAMKVKGGDRAALNRLVDALQIFVLADSLGGVESMINHSWSMSHNSLSPAQKGEMGISENLLRLSVGIEDCGDLIDDLGRALAAV, encoded by the coding sequence ATGGGCCTGACCATGTCCGACAAGCCGCGCAACTTTGCCACCCGTACCATCCACGCCGGCGAGCAGTTCAGCGTCGCCGACAACGCGATCTTCCCGCCGATCTACACCGCCAGTTCGTACATCAAGCGCAGCCTGGACGACAACCCGGAATACGCCTACAGCCGCGTCGGCAACCCCACCCGGCATGCCTACGAGTCCTGCGTTGCGGCGCTGGAAGAGGGCGTGGGCTCGGTGGCGTGTGCGTCTGGTGTAAACGCCACGGCCACGGTGCTGGAACTGCTGCCCAAGGACGCCCACGTGGTGGTGATGAACGGCGTGTACGGCGGCACCTTCCGCATCCTTGAAGACTACCGCGGGCGCACTTCGGGCCTGACCACCACCTATGTCGACCTGAACGACATCGACGCCGTGGCCGCCGCCATCAAGCCCGAGACGCAGCTGATCTGGATCGAGTCGCCCACCAACCCGTTGCTGCATCTGGTCGACATCAAGGCCGTGTGCGACCTGGCGCGCGCGCGCGGCATCCTCACCTGCATCGACAACACCTTCTGCTCACCGTGGAACCAGCGCCCGATCACCCTGGGCGTGGACCTGGTGATGCACTCGGCGAGTAAATACATCGGTGGCCATTCCGACCTGACCGGCGGCGTGGTGGTGGCGGCCAACGAGGAATTGCATGCCCGCCTGCGCAAAATCAGCATGGCCGTAGGTGCGATTCAGGGGCCGTTTGACTGCTACCTGGCCCTGCGCGGTCTGAAAACCCTCGATGTGCGCATGGAGCGCCAGTGCGCCAACGCGCTGCAGGTGGCGCGCTTCCTCGAAAACCACCCGCAGGTCGAGCAGGTGTTCTACCCGGGGCTGGAAAGCCACCCACAGCATGAACTGTGCAAGCGCCAGATGCGCGCGGGCGGGGCAGTGGTGGCGATGAAGGTCAAAGGCGGCGACCGGGCGGCGCTCAACCGGTTGGTCGATGCGCTGCAAATCTTCGTGCTGGCCGATTCGCTGGGCGGGGTGGAAAGCATGATCAACCACTCGTGGAGCATGTCGCACAACTCACTGAGCCCGGCGCAGAAGGGCGAGATGGGCATCAGCGAGAACCTGCTGCGGTTGTCGGTGGGGATCGAGGATTGTGGGGATTTGATTGACGACCTGGGCAGGGCGCTGGCTGCGGTGTAA
- a CDS encoding Lrp/AsnC family transcriptional regulator, protein MDSFDQHILTLLQRDASLSLKDLAEAVNLSTTPCWKRVKRLEEDGYILGRVALLDPERLGLGLTVFVQLKTQRHDAAWLEQFAATVKGFEEVMEFYRMSGDWDYMLRVVVGDIAAYDRFYKKLITSTDGLSNITSSFAMEQMKYTTALPVHR, encoded by the coding sequence ATGGACAGCTTCGACCAGCACATCCTCACCCTGCTCCAGCGCGATGCCTCGCTTTCGCTGAAGGACCTGGCCGAAGCGGTCAACCTGTCCACCACACCCTGCTGGAAGCGGGTCAAGCGGCTGGAAGAGGACGGTTACATCCTCGGCCGCGTGGCCCTGCTGGACCCGGAACGCCTGGGGCTTGGGCTGACCGTGTTCGTGCAGCTGAAAACCCAACGCCACGACGCGGCCTGGCTGGAGCAGTTTGCCGCGACGGTGAAGGGGTTTGAGGAAGTGATGGAGTTTTACCGCATGTCCGGGGATTGGGATTACATGTTGCGGGTGGTGGTGGGGGATATCGCCGCTTATGACCGGTTTTACAAAAAGCTGATTACCAGCACGGACGGGTTGTCCAACATCACCTCCAGTTTTGCCATGGAGCAGATGAAGTACACCACGGCGTTGCCCGTGCATCGGTGA